A stretch of Neisseria subflava DNA encodes these proteins:
- a CDS encoding cation diffusion facilitator family transporter produces MAHHHDHSHAHTHTANKQVLRISFFVIAGFMLVEAVGGWLTNSLALLSDAGHMFSDAFSLGVALWAFKLGEKQTTLQKTFGYKRFEILTAMFNGLSLVLIAAMIFYEAVKRLFYPPEILTGGMLVVSIIGLLVNIGVAVYMLKNGDTEENVNMRGAYLHVISDLFGSIGAIVAAVLMMAYGWQWADTVASVLVAALVGRSGWKLFKQTLHILMEGAPENIHTDELLSVIRNTEGVKSVHDLHVWTITSNIHVLSCHIVVDGNMTVAESEQIAYRIGHELAHHNIGHCTIQIESEQHPHKDEVLCSQEMNEHHHH; encoded by the coding sequence ATGGCACATCATCACGATCATTCGCACGCGCATACGCATACCGCCAATAAGCAGGTATTGCGTATTTCCTTTTTCGTTATTGCTGGATTTATGCTGGTTGAGGCGGTCGGCGGCTGGCTGACCAACTCTTTGGCCCTGCTTTCCGATGCGGGGCATATGTTCAGCGATGCGTTTTCGCTGGGTGTGGCATTGTGGGCATTCAAACTTGGCGAGAAACAGACCACGCTGCAAAAAACATTTGGCTATAAGCGTTTTGAAATTTTGACGGCGATGTTTAATGGGTTGTCGCTGGTGTTGATTGCGGCAATGATTTTTTATGAAGCAGTCAAACGATTGTTTTATCCGCCGGAAATTTTGACGGGCGGCATGTTGGTGGTCAGTATCATCGGTTTGCTGGTCAACATCGGTGTCGCCGTTTATATGTTGAAAAATGGCGATACTGAAGAAAACGTCAATATGCGCGGCGCGTACCTGCATGTAATCAGCGATTTATTCGGCTCGATAGGGGCGATTGTCGCAGCGGTACTGATGATGGCGTATGGCTGGCAATGGGCGGATACGGTTGCCAGCGTATTGGTAGCGGCTTTGGTGGGGCGTAGTGGCTGGAAGCTGTTTAAACAGACTTTGCATATTTTGATGGAAGGCGCGCCGGAAAACATCCATACCGATGAGTTGCTCAGCGTTATCCGCAATACGGAAGGTGTAAAGTCTGTTCACGACTTGCATGTTTGGACGATTACCAGCAATATCCACGTTTTGTCCTGCCATATTGTTGTCGATGGCAACATGACGGTTGCAGAGTCCGAACAAATCGCCTACCGCATCGGACATGAATTGGCGCATCACAACATCGGGCATTGTACGATTCAGATTGAAAGCGAACAGCATCCGCATAAAGATGAAGTTTTGTGTTCTCAGGAAATGAACGAACACCATCACCATTAA
- a CDS encoding ferritin-like domain-containing protein, producing MYLNPYPLLEQALLSDNPDEKGKLTQALFAQLGEAEGLTVEESKPVDCRFAGHPLRPCLVAPSEVTPRKMNTVEGYAAMLHAIAHIEFNAINLALDAAYRFRNMPFQFVCDWVRVAKEEVFHFGLMRGRLNSLGYDYGDFEAHGHLWDMAYKTAYDPLLRMALVPRVLEARGLDVTPGIRAKVAQRGDVETCDVLDIIYRDEVGHVAIGNHWYQHLCRERGLEPVALFRSLIARYDMFIFRGYVNIEARERAGFSRFELDILEDFEKSLKQDKKAV from the coding sequence ATGTATCTGAATCCTTATCCTTTATTGGAACAGGCTTTGCTGTCGGACAATCCTGATGAAAAAGGAAAATTGACGCAGGCCTTATTTGCGCAGTTGGGCGAGGCGGAAGGTTTGACGGTTGAAGAGTCGAAACCTGTGGATTGCCGTTTTGCAGGCCATCCGTTACGTCCGTGTTTGGTTGCCCCTTCGGAAGTTACGCCGCGCAAGATGAATACGGTCGAAGGCTATGCGGCCATGTTGCACGCGATTGCGCACATCGAATTTAATGCGATTAATCTGGCTTTGGATGCGGCGTATCGTTTTCGCAATATGCCGTTTCAGTTTGTATGCGATTGGGTAAGGGTGGCGAAAGAAGAAGTGTTTCACTTCGGCTTGATGCGTGGCCGTCTGAACAGTTTGGGCTACGATTATGGCGATTTTGAAGCGCACGGGCATTTGTGGGATATGGCGTATAAAACCGCTTACGATCCCTTGTTGCGCATGGCTTTGGTGCCGCGGGTATTGGAAGCGCGCGGTTTGGATGTTACGCCGGGTATTCGCGCAAAAGTGGCGCAGCGTGGCGATGTGGAAACCTGCGATGTGTTGGATATTATTTATCGCGATGAAGTGGGGCATGTCGCCATCGGCAATCATTGGTATCAGCATCTTTGCCGTGAGCGCGGTTTGGAACCGGTTGCCCTGTTCCGCAGCCTGATTGCGCGTTACGATATGTTTATCTTCCGCGGCTACGTCAATATCGAAGCTCGGGAACGTGCTGGATTCAGCCGTTTCGAGCTGGATATATTGGAAGATTTTGAGAAAAGTTTGAAACAGGATAAAAAGGCCGTCTGA
- the lolA gene encoding outer membrane lipoprotein chaperone LolA, which yields MKTTRLFTLTAAALLSSAIGFAQAGAVDALKKFNNDADGISGNFSQTVHSKKKTQTTHGTFKILRPGLFKWEYTKPYKQTIVGDGKTIWLYDVDLAQVTKSSQDQTIGDSPAAILSNKTALDSSYTLKEDGSANGIDYVLATPKKNNAGYQYIRIGFKGDNLAAMQLKDSFGNQTSISFSGLNTKPNLSSGMFKFTPPKGVDVLSN from the coding sequence ATGAAAACTACCCGACTGTTCACCCTGACCGCTGCCGCGCTGCTTTCTTCAGCCATCGGCTTTGCACAAGCCGGCGCAGTGGACGCCCTGAAAAAATTCAATAATGATGCCGACGGTATCAGCGGCAACTTCAGCCAAACCGTTCACAGTAAAAAGAAAACCCAAACCACACACGGTACATTCAAAATCCTGCGCCCTGGCTTGTTCAAATGGGAATACACCAAGCCCTACAAACAAACCATTGTTGGCGACGGCAAAACCATTTGGCTCTATGACGTAGATTTGGCGCAAGTAACCAAATCCTCACAAGACCAAACCATCGGCGACAGCCCTGCCGCCATCCTCTCCAACAAAACAGCATTGGACAGCAGCTACACACTGAAAGAAGACGGTTCTGCCAACGGTATCGACTACGTTTTGGCTACGCCTAAGAAAAACAACGCCGGCTACCAATACATCCGCATCGGCTTTAAAGGCGACAACCTCGCCGCCATGCAGTTGAAAGACAGCTTCGGCAACCAAACCAGCATCAGCTTCAGCGGCTTGAACACCAAGCCTAACCTTTCTAGCGGTATGTTCAAATTTACTCCTCCTAAAGGCGTTGATGTCTTAAGCAACTAA
- the glmM gene encoding phosphoglucosamine mutase, translating to MAKKYFGTDGVRGEVGQFPINPDFVLKLGYAAGQVLVQHEGEIKPTVLIGKDTRISGYMLEAALIAGFTAAGVNVIQTGPLPTPGVAYLTRALRLSAGVMISASHNVYSDNGIKFFAEGGVKLSDEIELEIEAKIDEEMKTQPSGRLGRARRINGADDRYIEFCKSTFPSHLDLRGLKLVVDTANGAGYAVAPKVFHELGAQVVSIGDEPNGYNINEKCGATHPKALQAAVLQNEADYGIALDGDGDRLMMVDRNGKVYDGDSLIYVIAKARAHEGVEIGGVVGTVMTNMAMEIALKEQGVDFCRAKVGDRYVLEQLHQRGWLIGGEASGHILCMDKHNTGDGIISALQVLAALQTLNQDLATVCADWQPYPQTMINVRIKKGQNWQDASKEALAEVEKELEGKGRVVLRASGTEPVVRVMVEAKQADWAKKGAEKIAAAIQGQK from the coding sequence ATGGCAAAAAAATATTTCGGTACTGACGGTGTTCGCGGCGAAGTCGGTCAATTCCCTATCAATCCTGATTTTGTCTTGAAATTGGGTTATGCGGCGGGTCAGGTTTTGGTACAGCACGAAGGCGAAATTAAACCGACCGTCTTAATTGGCAAAGACACGCGTATTTCAGGCTATATGCTGGAAGCCGCTCTGATTGCCGGCTTTACTGCCGCCGGTGTCAATGTTATTCAAACCGGCCCTTTGCCAACCCCGGGCGTAGCGTATCTGACCCGTGCTTTACGTTTGTCTGCCGGTGTGATGATTTCTGCTTCCCATAACGTTTATTCCGACAACGGCATTAAATTCTTTGCCGAAGGCGGTGTGAAGTTGAGCGATGAAATCGAGTTGGAAATTGAAGCCAAAATCGATGAAGAAATGAAAACCCAGCCGTCCGGCCGTTTGGGCCGTGCACGCCGGATTAATGGTGCGGATGACCGCTATATCGAGTTTTGTAAATCCACTTTCCCAAGTCATTTGGACTTGCGCGGTCTGAAATTGGTGGTCGATACCGCCAATGGTGCAGGCTATGCAGTTGCGCCTAAAGTATTCCACGAATTAGGCGCGCAAGTGGTCAGCATCGGTGATGAGCCAAACGGCTATAACATTAATGAGAAATGTGGTGCGACCCATCCGAAAGCTTTGCAAGCGGCTGTGTTGCAAAATGAAGCCGATTACGGCATTGCCTTGGATGGCGATGGCGACCGTTTGATGATGGTTGACCGAAATGGCAAAGTGTACGACGGCGACAGTCTGATTTATGTGATTGCCAAAGCACGCGCGCACGAAGGTGTGGAAATCGGCGGCGTGGTGGGTACAGTGATGACCAATATGGCGATGGAAATTGCTTTGAAAGAGCAGGGCGTTGATTTCTGCCGCGCCAAAGTGGGCGACCGCTATGTATTGGAACAGCTCCACCAACGCGGTTGGCTGATTGGCGGTGAAGCCAGCGGCCATATTTTGTGCATGGACAAACACAATACCGGCGACGGCATCATTTCCGCTCTGCAAGTCTTGGCTGCATTGCAAACCTTGAATCAAGACCTTGCCACCGTCTGCGCCGATTGGCAGCCGTATCCGCAAACCATGATTAACGTCCGCATCAAAAAAGGCCAAAACTGGCAGGACGCTTCCAAAGAAGCTTTAGCTGAAGTGGAAAAAGAACTCGAAGGCAAAGGCCGCGTGGTCTTGCGCGCATCCGGTACAGAGCCTGTCGTGCGTGTGATGGTGGAAGCCAAACAGGCAGACTGGGCGAAAAAAGGCGCAGAAAAAATTGCCGCTGCCATTCAAGGTCAAAAGTAA
- a CDS encoding c-type cytochrome encodes MKQLRDHKAQGSALFTLVSGIVIVIAVIFFLIKLAGSGSFGDVNETTEAATQTRIQPVGQLKLGDGIPVGERQGDQIFNKICIQCHAADSIVPNAPKFENKGDWAPRIAQGFDTLFQHALNGFNAMPAKGGAADLTDQELKRVITYMANKAGGTFPDPDAAAPADAAASGEAASAPAADVAAPADAPKADAAKAEDKGAAASGVDGKKVYEASCQACHGGAVPGVPHVGKKEDWAPRIKQGKDTLHKHALEGFNAMPAKGGNGSLSDDEVKAAVDYMANQSGAKF; translated from the coding sequence ATGAAACAACTCCGCGACCACAAAGCCCAAGGCTCTGCATTGTTCACCCTTGTGAGCGGTATCGTTATTGTTATTGCAGTGATTTTCTTCCTGATCAAATTGGCAGGAAGCGGTTCATTCGGCGATGTTAACGAAACAACCGAAGCTGCGACTCAAACCCGTATCCAGCCAGTCGGCCAACTCAAACTGGGCGACGGCATCCCTGTCGGCGAACGTCAAGGCGACCAGATTTTCAACAAAATCTGTATCCAATGTCACGCGGCGGACAGCATTGTTCCTAACGCGCCTAAATTTGAAAACAAAGGCGATTGGGCTCCTCGTATCGCCCAAGGTTTTGATACCTTGTTCCAACACGCTTTGAACGGTTTCAACGCAATGCCTGCCAAAGGTGGTGCGGCTGATTTGACCGACCAAGAATTGAAACGCGTGATTACTTATATGGCCAACAAAGCCGGCGGTACTTTCCCTGATCCTGATGCTGCGGCCCCTGCCGATGCCGCTGCTTCCGGTGAAGCTGCTTCAGCTCCAGCGGCTGATGTTGCGGCTCCTGCCGATGCTCCTAAAGCAGATGCTGCCAAAGCTGAAGACAAAGGCGCAGCTGCCAGTGGTGTAGACGGTAAAAAAGTTTACGAAGCCAGCTGCCAAGCATGTCACGGCGGTGCGGTTCCCGGTGTTCCTCATGTAGGTAAAAAAGAAGACTGGGCTCCTCGTATCAAACAAGGTAAAGACACCCTGCACAAACACGCACTCGAAGGCTTTAACGCAATGCCTGCCAAAGGCGGTAACGGCAGCCTGAGCGATGATGAAGTGAAAGCTGCAGTTGATTACATGGCTAATCAATCTGGTGCTAAATTCTAA
- a CDS encoding aromatic amino acid transaminase — protein MYRHVEYYPGDPILSLVETFKRDERPEKVNLSIGIYFDDEGKMPVLESVRRAEAERAAVPRPSPYLPMEGLDTYRSAVQRLLFGKDNPALAEGRVATVQTLGGSGALKVGADFLHRWFPDAKAYVSDPTWDNHKGIFEGAGFEVGTYPYYNPETVGVKFEEMTAFFKTLPENSVLILHPCCQNPTGVDMSQAQWDEVLDIIKTHKLIPFMDIAYQGFGEDLDSDAYAIRKAVEMGLPLFVSNSFSKNLSLYGERVGGLSVVCPNKEEAELVFGQLKFTVRRIYSSPAAHGAYIASDVMNSDELRALWENEVYAMRDRIRAMRQKLYDVLTAKIPNRDFSYFIKQRGMFSYTGLTVEQVHRLRDEFAVYLLDSGRMCVAGLNASNIDYVAEAFAKVLQ, from the coding sequence ATGTACCGTCATGTCGAGTATTATCCGGGCGATCCGATTTTGAGTTTGGTTGAAACCTTCAAACGCGACGAGCGTCCTGAAAAAGTCAATTTGAGCATAGGCATTTATTTTGATGACGAAGGCAAAATGCCGGTTTTGGAATCTGTCCGCCGTGCAGAAGCAGAGCGTGCGGCCGTACCGCGACCATCGCCTTATCTGCCGATGGAAGGTTTGGACACTTATCGAAGCGCGGTTCAGCGTTTGTTGTTTGGCAAGGATAATCCGGCATTGGCAGAAGGGCGCGTTGCGACCGTACAGACTTTAGGCGGCTCGGGGGCGTTGAAAGTCGGTGCCGACTTTTTGCACCGGTGGTTCCCTGATGCAAAAGCCTATGTCAGCGATCCGACTTGGGACAACCATAAAGGCATTTTTGAAGGCGCCGGTTTTGAAGTGGGGACGTACCCTTATTACAACCCTGAAACCGTCGGCGTGAAATTTGAAGAAATGACAGCGTTTTTCAAAACATTGCCGGAAAACAGCGTCTTGATTTTGCATCCATGTTGCCAAAACCCGACCGGCGTAGATATGTCGCAAGCGCAATGGGATGAGGTGTTGGACATCATCAAAACGCACAAGCTGATTCCGTTTATGGATATTGCCTATCAAGGTTTCGGCGAGGATTTGGACAGCGATGCGTATGCAATCCGTAAAGCCGTCGAAATGGGTCTGCCTTTGTTTGTCAGCAACTCTTTCTCGAAAAATCTGTCGCTGTACGGCGAGCGCGTCGGCGGTTTGAGCGTAGTGTGTCCCAATAAGGAAGAAGCAGAGCTGGTGTTCGGACAGTTGAAATTTACCGTCCGCCGTATTTATTCCAGCCCTGCCGCGCATGGTGCATACATCGCTTCTGATGTGATGAACAGCGATGAGCTACGCGCTTTGTGGGAAAATGAGGTTTACGCCATGCGCGACCGCATCCGTGCCATGCGTCAGAAACTTTATGATGTTTTGACGGCAAAAATCCCCAATCGCGATTTCAGCTATTTCATCAAACAGCGCGGTATGTTCAGCTATACAGGCCTGACCGTAGAGCAGGTACACCGCCTGCGTGACGAGTTTGCCGTTTATCTGCTGGATTCGGGCAGGATGTGTGTGGCCGGTTTGAATGCATCGAATATCGATTATGTGGCCGAGGCATTCGCCAAAGTGTTGCAATAG
- a CDS encoding FadR/GntR family transcriptional regulator, with amino-acid sequence MTKLVRPQKISDQVLAVLEERIATGIYEEGSKLPPERTLAEEFGVSRPSVRVALNILIAKQVLEARQGDGYYVSVKPQQDFLQSWQELLGKHTNWETDVFDFSCHVEGCMAALAAERRTDADLKRIDFWRQKFETACESGNLEHQAEADVSFHQAIADAAHNILFSHLSSSLLKMLYQQTRSGIIYIHQTEDPRPTLIAQHRAIFEAVAQAKPAEAAEAAKLHLNYVARRILQDREYQSRSEHADVLAQNDLKRVDW; translated from the coding sequence ATGACGAAATTGGTTCGTCCGCAGAAAATCAGCGATCAGGTTTTAGCCGTTTTGGAAGAACGTATCGCTACCGGCATTTATGAAGAAGGCAGTAAATTGCCTCCCGAACGTACGCTTGCGGAAGAATTCGGCGTATCGCGTCCGTCGGTCAGGGTGGCATTGAATATCTTGATTGCCAAGCAGGTTTTGGAAGCACGGCAGGGCGATGGCTATTATGTTTCCGTCAAGCCGCAACAGGATTTTTTACAAAGCTGGCAGGAGTTACTCGGCAAACATACCAATTGGGAAACAGACGTATTCGATTTCAGCTGTCATGTTGAAGGCTGTATGGCGGCGCTGGCTGCCGAAAGACGGACTGACGCCGATTTGAAACGCATTGACTTTTGGCGGCAGAAGTTTGAGACGGCCTGTGAAAGCGGAAATTTGGAGCATCAGGCCGAAGCAGACGTCAGCTTTCATCAAGCCATTGCCGATGCCGCACACAATATCCTATTCAGTCACCTTTCCAGCAGCCTGCTCAAAATGCTTTATCAGCAAACACGCAGCGGCATTATCTATATACATCAAACCGAAGACCCGCGCCCGACATTGATTGCCCAGCACCGCGCTATTTTTGAAGCCGTTGCCCAGGCCAAACCGGCGGAGGCTGCTGAAGCGGCCAAGCTACATTTGAATTATGTCGCGCGCCGCATTTTGCAGGACAGGGAATATCAAAGCCGCAGCGAGCATGCGGATGTATTGGCGCAAAATGATTTGAAACGGGTAGATTGGTAG
- a CDS encoding TonB-dependent copper receptor, whose translation MKYPPLLILPIVLAVSQAWADTDPVPEETVTLSPVTVTGTQQEKANRVTFNPKAALQPLPAGDGADLLQSVPNMSIIRKGGSSGDPLFRGLGGSRLSVNADDQFIYGGCGMRMDPPTAYIHPNSFDQVVVTKGPQTVTQGMGLVSGSVQFIRKDPDFAEKPYNINATLTAGSNDRLDGSLEAEFGGKYGYVRTNISHNEADDYKDGDGNRVHSNFKRDSQMLQLGVTPTENTTIAGTYERSRAKVAYADRMMDGSKFDRDAWNIRFTQRNLTPWFSELELRYGKSEIDHVMDTYSLRTIYNPAGKQIKNANNPKRNTDTGRLKATFDWDKLNLQTGLDYLDDVHVARMERGGDGYSHKPYMPNQSFKQWGIFTEASWQQTDNQRWVAGLRHDQVKAHYDTARVTDPVLKHQKFNLNSGFLRWERNTDNGLKYYAGFGIAERAPDYWERLRSENKAIRAEQNRQIDAGVIWKRPNLHASVSVFGSDIKDFIMMERQGMNFGVRNINASRFGGEAEVKWTFAPNWEVGTSLAYTHGKNRTDGKPLAQTPPLEWNNTLAFDNGKFSAGALWRVVAKQNRYSKGQGNIVGQDIGASSGFGVLSLNAGWKFSKYATLQGGVDNVFNKTYAEFVSRGGDPSAGTQTMRVNEPGRTAWLRLQAKF comes from the coding sequence ATGAAATACCCACCATTACTTATCTTGCCTATCGTCTTAGCCGTATCCCAAGCATGGGCAGACACTGACCCTGTACCTGAAGAAACAGTTACCCTTTCCCCTGTCACCGTCACCGGCACACAACAAGAAAAAGCCAACCGCGTTACTTTCAACCCCAAAGCTGCTTTGCAACCCCTCCCTGCCGGTGACGGGGCAGACCTTTTGCAATCCGTGCCTAATATGAGCATCATCCGCAAAGGCGGCAGCTCGGGCGATCCGCTGTTCCGTGGCTTGGGCGGCTCGCGCTTGTCCGTTAACGCCGACGACCAGTTTATTTATGGCGGTTGCGGTATGCGCATGGACCCGCCGACTGCCTATATCCACCCAAATTCATTTGATCAAGTCGTGGTCACCAAAGGCCCGCAAACCGTTACCCAAGGTATGGGCTTAGTCAGCGGCTCGGTACAATTTATCCGTAAAGATCCTGATTTCGCTGAGAAACCTTACAACATTAACGCCACCCTGACAGCAGGCAGCAACGACCGCCTTGACGGCTCGCTGGAAGCCGAGTTCGGCGGCAAATACGGCTACGTCCGTACCAATATCTCCCATAACGAAGCCGACGACTACAAAGACGGCGACGGCAACCGCGTCCACTCCAATTTCAAACGCGACAGCCAAATGCTGCAACTGGGTGTTACCCCGACAGAAAACACCACCATTGCCGGCACATACGAGCGCAGCAGAGCCAAGGTTGCCTACGCCGACCGCATGATGGACGGTAGCAAATTCGACCGTGATGCGTGGAATATCCGTTTCACCCAACGCAACCTCACACCATGGTTCAGCGAATTGGAACTGCGCTACGGTAAAAGCGAAATCGACCACGTGATGGACACATACAGCCTGCGTACCATCTACAATCCTGCCGGCAAGCAGATTAAAAATGCCAACAACCCTAAACGCAATACCGATACAGGCCGTCTGAAAGCCACTTTCGACTGGGACAAGCTCAACCTGCAAACCGGTTTGGACTATCTGGACGACGTCCACGTCGCACGCATGGAGCGCGGCGGCGACGGCTACAGCCACAAGCCTTACATGCCCAACCAAAGTTTCAAACAATGGGGTATTTTCACCGAAGCCTCTTGGCAGCAAACCGACAATCAACGCTGGGTAGCAGGTTTGCGCCATGACCAAGTCAAAGCGCATTACGATACCGCGCGCGTGACCGACCCCGTTTTGAAACATCAAAAATTCAATTTGAACTCAGGCTTCCTGCGTTGGGAAAGAAATACGGACAACGGCCTGAAATACTATGCCGGCTTCGGTATTGCCGAACGCGCACCTGACTATTGGGAACGCCTGCGCTCTGAAAACAAAGCCATCCGCGCAGAGCAAAACCGCCAAATCGATGCAGGTGTAATTTGGAAACGTCCTAATCTCCACGCTTCTGTATCCGTATTCGGCAGCGACATCAAAGACTTCATCATGATGGAGCGCCAAGGCATGAATTTCGGCGTGCGCAACATCAACGCTTCACGCTTTGGCGGCGAAGCCGAAGTCAAATGGACATTTGCGCCTAACTGGGAAGTCGGCACCAGCCTCGCCTACACCCACGGCAAAAACCGTACCGACGGCAAACCTTTGGCACAAACGCCGCCGCTCGAGTGGAACAACACCCTCGCCTTTGACAACGGCAAATTCAGTGCGGGCGCATTATGGCGCGTCGTAGCCAAACAAAACCGTTACAGCAAAGGTCAAGGCAATATCGTCGGCCAAGACATCGGCGCTTCTTCGGGCTTTGGCGTACTCTCGCTCAACGCCGGTTGGAAATTCAGCAAATACGCCACATTACAAGGCGGCGTGGACAACGTGTTCAACAAAACCTATGCTGAATTCGTCAGCCGTGGTGGCGACCCGTCTGCCGGTACTCAAACCATGCGTGTGAACGAACCCGGCCGTACTGCATGGCTGAGACTGCAAGCGAAGTTCTAA
- a CDS encoding sodium-dependent transporter, translating to MSNHSSWSSKIGFVLAAAGSAIGLGAIWKFPYTAGTNGGAVFFLLFLIFTILVALPVQLAEFYIGRTGGKNAIDSFKALRPGSQWPWVGRMGVAACFILLSFYSVVGGWVLNYVVHSFTGEIHVGADFKALFENTISSPFGSLFYQGLFMLITIWVVKGGVSDGIEKANRILMPGLFILFIALAIRSLTLPGAMEGVAFLLKPDWSYLKPGTMLTALGQAFFALSIGVSAMITYASYLGKDQDMFRSGHMIMWMNLFVSLLAGLVIFPAVFAFGFEPGQGPGLIFVVLPAVFMKMPMGTYLFAVFMLLVVFATLTSAFSMLETVIAATIRQDEKKRSSHAWVTGIAIFIVGIPSALSFGVWSEFKIFGKTIFDLWDFIISAVIMPIGALSVAVFTSWVQDKQSVLRDAGMGSTIPKQLLYLWLGTLRYLAPIAIIVVFINSLGLI from the coding sequence ATGAGCAACCATTCATCTTGGTCATCCAAAATCGGCTTTGTGCTTGCTGCGGCAGGCTCGGCCATCGGTTTGGGTGCAATTTGGAAATTCCCTTATACAGCCGGTACAAATGGCGGCGCCGTATTCTTTCTTTTGTTTTTGATTTTCACCATTTTGGTGGCTTTGCCGGTTCAATTGGCCGAGTTTTACATCGGCCGTACGGGCGGTAAAAATGCCATTGATTCTTTCAAAGCATTGCGCCCCGGTTCGCAGTGGCCGTGGGTCGGCCGCATGGGCGTGGCCGCTTGTTTTATCTTGCTGTCGTTTTATAGCGTGGTCGGCGGCTGGGTATTGAACTACGTCGTACACAGTTTTACCGGCGAAATTCACGTTGGCGCAGACTTTAAGGCACTGTTTGAAAATACGATTTCTTCACCGTTTGGCTCGCTGTTTTACCAAGGCTTGTTCATGCTGATTACCATTTGGGTGGTTAAAGGCGGCGTTTCAGACGGCATTGAAAAGGCAAACCGCATCTTGATGCCGGGTTTGTTTATCCTCTTTATCGCGCTGGCTATCCGTTCGCTGACTTTGCCCGGTGCAATGGAGGGCGTGGCATTCTTGTTGAAACCGGATTGGTCGTATTTGAAACCGGGTACGATGCTGACTGCTTTGGGTCAGGCATTTTTTGCATTGAGTATCGGCGTGTCTGCGATGATTACCTATGCCTCGTATTTGGGTAAGGATCAGGATATGTTCCGCTCCGGCCATATGATTATGTGGATGAACCTGTTTGTTTCCCTGCTGGCCGGTTTGGTGATTTTCCCTGCGGTATTTGCCTTTGGTTTTGAACCCGGTCAAGGCCCTGGTTTGATTTTTGTTGTGTTGCCTGCGGTATTCATGAAAATGCCGATGGGTACATATTTGTTTGCCGTGTTCATGCTGTTGGTTGTCTTTGCGACACTGACTTCCGCGTTTTCCATGCTGGAAACCGTCATCGCAGCAACCATCCGCCAAGACGAGAAAAAACGCAGCAGCCACGCTTGGGTAACCGGCATTGCGATTTTCATAGTCGGTATCCCTTCGGCGCTGTCTTTCGGCGTATGGAGCGAGTTTAAAATTTTCGGCAAAACCATTTTTGACTTGTGGGATTTTATTATTTCTGCCGTCATCATGCCGATTGGCGCATTGAGCGTTGCCGTGTTTACATCATGGGTTCAGGACAAACAGTCTGTCCTGCGTGATGCGGGCATGGGCAGCACCATTCCGAAACAGCTGCTTTACCTGTGGTTGGGTACGCTTCGCTATCTTGCGCCGATTGCGATTATTGTGGTGTTCATCAACTCTTTGGGTTTGATTTAA